The window GCCGACCGATGCGTATTCACTGCCGTCCGTGGGAACCAAAATGCGTTTGATCATCAACCGTACCTCCTCTTATCGGCGCAATTCGTGCCCGTGCGCCAAATCACCGAAGGCCTTGAGTAGTTTGATCCCCTCCCGCTGGCTTTTTTCCGGATGAAACTGTACGGCAAACACGTTTCCGCGCCCCACCATTGCCGCAAACTCCACACCGTATTCGCAGGTGGCCAGCACGAGATCCGGATCGCCCGGTTCCGGATAGTAACTGTGGACAAAATACATATACGGGTCCGGCGCGGCATCGGCAAGCAATGGACAGGGACGCGTTCCCGTCGCGCGAATCCGGTTCCAGCCCATATGCGGCACTTTCAATCCGGTTTCTTTCGCGTCGGGAAAACGCACGACACGGCCGGGCAGTATACCCAATCCTTTGTGAAGACCGCCTTCCTCGCTTTCCTCGAACAGCAGTTGCAAACCAACGCAAATGCCCAGAAACGGGCGACCGCTGCGGACGGCTTCAAGTATCGGCTCGACAAATCCGCGCGATCGCAACCCCTCGTAACAATCGCCAAAGGCGCCCACCCCCGGCAGCACCACGGCATCCGCATTCGCGACCAATGCCGGATCGTCCGTTATCGTTGCAGCATGGCCGGCCTTTTCGAAGCCCTTTTGAGCGCTTCGCAAATTGCCCATGCCGTAATCCACTATCGCTATCACTGTTCAAGCATTCCTTTCGTTGAAGGCACATCCATCACGCACGGATCGAGCCGGACGGCTTCGCGCATGGCACGGGCAAACGCCTTGAACATCCCTTCAATCATGTGATGCACGTTGTTGCCGTATCGCGCGGTCAGATGCAACGTCACGCGTGCATTCACCGCAAAGGCGCGGAAAAATTCCTCGACCAGTTCCGCGTCGAATTCGCCCACGCGCCCTTGGGGAAAATCCGCCAGAAACACGAGAAACGGACGCCCGCTGATATCAACGGCGGCTTCGCCGAGGGCTTCGTCCATGGGCGCAACCGCATGGCCGAACCGGGCCAGCCCCACGCCGCCCTTGGGGCCGGCGGCCAAGGCCTGCGCAAAGGCCTTGCCCAGGCAAATGCCGACATCTTCCACCGTATGATGCGCATCAATGTGGAGGTCGCCCTGTGCCGACACTGTCAGATCGAACAATCCATGCCGGGCGATGTGCGCCAACATGTGATCAAGAAATCCAACCCCGGTGGACACGTCCGATTTTCCGGACCCGTCGAGGTTTAACCGCAGCGAAATACGCGTTTCCTTCGTTTCACGAGAAATTTCCGCCTGGCGCATGATGGTCTCCATTTATCCGTTGCGATGGGCTTTGCTCTGTGTCGCCGCGCCCACCCTATCGTCCAAGATAAAGACGTTCGGCCAGAAACTGCGGCAAACCCGCCGCGATGATTCGATCCGCGGCCTGTTTTACCGGATACGGCACCCGAACCTGTTCAAATTCCATGGTGTCCGTGTCCAAAATCCCGAAGGCCGCCCGCGGATCGGAATCGCGGGGCTGGCCCACGCTGCCCGGATTCACAAAAAAGGCCTTCTCGCGCCCGCCCGACCGGTCGGTCAGCGCAAACTTGGAATCCGTGTCAACGGTATACA of the Candidatus Hydrogenedentota bacterium genome contains:
- the hisH gene encoding imidazole glycerol phosphate synthase subunit HisH, translating into MIAIVDYGMGNLRSAQKGFEKAGHAATITDDPALVANADAVVLPGVGAFGDCYEGLRSRGFVEPILEAVRSGRPFLGICVGLQLLFEESEEGGLHKGLGILPGRVVRFPDAKETGLKVPHMGWNRIRATGTRPCPLLADAAPDPYMYFVHSYYPEPGDPDLVLATCEYGVEFAAMVGRGNVFAVQFHPEKSQREGIKLLKAFGDLAHGHELRR
- the hisB gene encoding imidazoleglycerol-phosphate dehydratase HisB; protein product: METIMRQAEISRETKETRISLRLNLDGSGKSDVSTGVGFLDHMLAHIARHGLFDLTVSAQGDLHIDAHHTVEDVGICLGKAFAQALAAGPKGGVGLARFGHAVAPMDEALGEAAVDISGRPFLVFLADFPQGRVGEFDAELVEEFFRAFAVNARVTLHLTARYGNNVHHMIEGMFKAFARAMREAVRLDPCVMDVPSTKGMLEQ